CTCTTTGCCCTGATGCTTTTCGGCATGTTTATCCCGTATCAGGCGGTGCTGATCCCTCTCTTCCAATTTGTACGTTCGATTGGCTGGGAATCTTTTGTTATTCCTGGGTTCAACATCACGGTGCCCGAATTCACCCTGTATGGCTCTATTTGGGCTCTAATTCTCGCGCACGTCGTGTACGGCCTGCCCATCACCACGCTGATCTTCCGCAACTACTACGCCGAGGTGCCCGACGCGCTCGTGGAGGCGGCGACCATCGACGGGGCGGGGTTCTGGAGCATCTACCGTCAGGTGATCTTTCCGCTCAGTGTGCCGGGCTTCGTCGTCGTGATCATCTGGCAGTTCACGCAGGTCTGGAACGAGTTCCTGTTCGCGGCGACCCTGACGAACACGAGTTCGCAGCCCGTCACCTACGCGCTCTCGCAGCTCGCGGGCGGGCAGGCGGTGAGCTGGAACCTGCCGATGGCCGGGGCGATCCTGGCCGCGCTGCCCACGCTGCTCGTGTACATCCTGCTCGGGCGCTACTTCGTGCGTGGTCTGCTCGCCGGGAGCGTGAAGGGGTAGGACCGTTCGTCGTCTCGCGGCACGCCTCTCCCAGTTCGGGGGGCGTGTTTCCCTTGGTCGCCGGTTCATCCTCCTGCGGGGGAGGGGGGAAGAGTCGGTACTCGCGCCGGAGCTGACGGGGTAGACTCCCCGGTACGTCATGCCGAGTCCCGATGCCCAGGTGGCCTATTCCCAGGTGGTCTTCGTCGTGTCCCACGACCGCTCGCGGGCTGCCCGGCTCGCGCCCGCCCTGTCGCAGGCCCAGGTGCTTCCCATCCCCGACGCCGAGACGCTGCTGCGGGAGGCGCACGTCCGCCCGCCCGCCGTCGTGCTCCTGTACGCCGACACCCCGGGCGTGCCCCTCGCCGAGGTGCTGCCGCTGCTGCGCCAACGGGCGGAACTCGCGGGCACGCGCTGGCTGGCGGTGGGCACGCAGGGCCTCGGCGCCCTCCTCGCGGCGGGGGCCGACGCCCTGATCAGCGACACGACCGCACCCGACGCGATGGCCCTGCAAGTCCGCACCCTGCTCGCCCGCGCGGCGCAGCACCGCGACCAGGAGGGCCGCATCACCACACTTCAGCGCCGCCTCGACACCTGGGAACACGAGGAGCGGGTGCGCGACCAGCTCGTCCACATGCTCGTCCACGACCTGAAAAACCCCATCGCCGCCGTGATGGGCCTGCTGGAGGTCGTCGAGGAGGACGACCGGGTGCCCGACGACACCCGCGAACTCGTGAAGATCGCCCACGACGAGACCCAGCACCTGCTTCACCTCGCCGTGAACATGCTCGACGTGCGCAAGATCCAGGCGGGCAAGATGAACCTGCGCCCCGAGCTGATGTTCAGCCCGATGTTCGAGGAGGTCATCGAGCAAGCCCGCGGCGACGTGGGCGGCGGCCTGCGCGACCGCGTGCTGCGGGTGGAGGTCGCCCCCAACCTCAGCCCGGCCCGCGCCGACCCCGAGATTTTGCGCCGCGTGCTGGCGAACCTCCTGAGCAACGCCATGAAGCACACGGGCACGGGCGGCGTGATCCAGATCGGCGTGCGCAAGGACGGCGACGAGACGCTGATCTCCGTGCGCGACGACGGCGAGGGCATCCCCGCCGAGGACATCCCTAACCTCTTCGCCGCCTTCGAGCAGTCGCGCCTGACCCTGCACGGGCGCTTCGACACCGGCATGGGCCTGGCCTTCTGCAAGCTCGCCGTCGAGGAGCACGGCGGAAGCATCTGGGTCGAGTCCGAGCGAGGCAAGGGCTCCACCTTCACCTTCACCCTGCCCCCCGCCCAGGACGCCGAGGACGACGACTTCGTGGAATTGTTGAGTTAGGGCAAACCGCAGCAAGGTTGCCGCGTTCCGGTCATCTTTCCGGGCGGAGCGAGAGGCGAAAGAGGACGGTGCGCCGCCCCGGGCAATCGAGAAGACCGCACCACCGGTGGCGGCGGGATGCGGCCTGTCCTGGTGACCTCAATGCTCAGGCTGGGCGGCGGGGGCAGCCTCCTGGGAGCGATCCTCTGGTCGTCGCCCACGCGGGCGGCTCCTCGACGTGTCCTGCCGGGGCGTGGGCACTGCGCTGGTGCGGTAGCTGCCCGCCTTGCGGGCACTCGGGGACACCTCCTCGATCAGCAGCCCGTCTTCGACGAGGGCCGCTAGGGCCCGGCCCGCGTATACGCCCAGGGCTGCGTCCAGGCTGGAGACGCTGTGTTCACCGGGCCAGCGGTCGACGTACAACCAGACGAGTTTCTCCACCGGCTTGCGCTCCAGCAGGGCATCAGGAAGGCGTCTTTCCACGGTCGCAGCATGACGGGCCCTGGCAAACCGCCGTCTTACCGCGACCACCTCTTTGAAGACGACAAGCCGACCAAACCGGGGTCGGCCTGCCAGAACACGGGTACGCTACCTTTCTGAGCCGCCG
This genomic interval from Deinococcus planocerae contains the following:
- a CDS encoding carbohydrate ABC transporter permease; protein product: MTTTVPTTTASPAPASRRFGLSRAGLYALLVVAALFFLLPIYLLIATALKSPDAINLATTWQWPRALNWASFAEAWAKIGGNVGNSLFLAIVATLISAMMGSLNGYALSKWKFRGANILFALMLFGMFIPYQAVLIPLFQFVRSIGWESFVIPGFNITVPEFTLYGSIWALILAHVVYGLPITTLIFRNYYAEVPDALVEAATIDGAGFWSIYRQVIFPLSVPGFVVVIIWQFTQVWNEFLFAATLTNTSSQPVTYALSQLAGGQAVSWNLPMAGAILAALPTLLVYILLGRYFVRGLLAGSVKG
- a CDS encoding sensor histidine kinase, whose translation is MPSPDAQVAYSQVVFVVSHDRSRAARLAPALSQAQVLPIPDAETLLREAHVRPPAVVLLYADTPGVPLAEVLPLLRQRAELAGTRWLAVGTQGLGALLAAGADALISDTTAPDAMALQVRTLLARAAQHRDQEGRITTLQRRLDTWEHEERVRDQLVHMLVHDLKNPIAAVMGLLEVVEEDDRVPDDTRELVKIAHDETQHLLHLAVNMLDVRKIQAGKMNLRPELMFSPMFEEVIEQARGDVGGGLRDRVLRVEVAPNLSPARADPEILRRVLANLLSNAMKHTGTGGVIQIGVRKDGDETLISVRDDGEGIPAEDIPNLFAAFEQSRLTLHGRFDTGMGLAFCKLAVEEHGGSIWVESERGKGSTFTFTLPPAQDAEDDDFVELLS